One window from the genome of Natronomonas pharaonis DSM 2160 encodes:
- the pepF gene encoding oligoendopeptidase F, with amino-acid sequence MSSVPERSDIDETYTWDLTDLFADDEAWEDAFGELEGRLEDLAAYEGRVTESPETLQSVLELRESVMRQAANVAAYARMRKDEDTTDQTYQALTARARSLAADASSAASFIEPELQALDRETIDEYIDENPALETYDHYFDDVLRMKPHTRSAEIEELLADLGDVTDAAGDVYNMLTNADMEFPAVEDPDGEPQPITLSNFTTLQKHPNREFRRRVYESFYDEWADYRNSVATAYKKSVKADEKLAAARNYDSAREAALNGPNVPVAVYETLVETVEDNLDVLHRHAALKRDCLGVDELRMWDLYAPLENDESPTVDYEQAKSYVIDAVAPLGDDYRDRMAEGLESQWVDVYETENKQSGAYSGGTYDSQPYILLNYQDDISSMYTLAHELGHSMHSELTSETQPYTYSNYEIFVAEIASTVNETLLTKHLLETVDDAAFRRHVLDEYLERFRSTLFRQTMFADFEHRAHELNAAGEALTPDRLDELYRELKAEYYEPAVVDDHIAREWMRIPHFYRAYYVYQYATGISAATAIVDRIERDGASAAADYREFLRSGSRGYPLELLETAGIDMSTADPVESAIDTYDEMVAEYESLEE; translated from the coding sequence ATGAGTTCGGTTCCCGAGCGAAGCGACATCGACGAGACGTACACGTGGGACCTCACGGACCTCTTTGCTGACGACGAGGCGTGGGAGGACGCCTTCGGAGAACTCGAAGGTCGGCTTGAGGACCTCGCGGCCTACGAGGGCCGGGTCACCGAAAGCCCGGAGACGCTCCAGTCGGTGCTGGAACTCCGTGAGTCGGTGATGCGGCAGGCAGCCAACGTCGCTGCCTACGCCCGGATGCGGAAAGACGAGGACACGACGGACCAGACGTATCAGGCGCTTACGGCGCGTGCGCGGTCGCTGGCGGCCGACGCCTCCAGCGCCGCCAGCTTCATCGAGCCGGAGCTACAGGCCCTCGACCGCGAGACTATCGACGAGTATATCGACGAAAACCCCGCCCTGGAGACGTACGACCACTACTTCGACGACGTGCTGCGGATGAAGCCGCACACGCGGTCGGCCGAAATCGAAGAGCTGCTTGCCGACCTCGGCGACGTGACCGACGCCGCCGGTGACGTGTACAACATGCTGACAAACGCCGATATGGAGTTCCCTGCTGTCGAGGACCCGGACGGCGAGCCGCAGCCGATTACCCTATCGAACTTCACGACACTCCAGAAACACCCCAACCGCGAGTTCCGCCGCCGGGTGTATGAGTCATTCTACGACGAGTGGGCGGACTACCGCAACAGCGTCGCCACTGCGTATAAAAAGAGCGTCAAGGCCGACGAGAAGCTCGCAGCCGCGCGGAACTACGACTCGGCCCGCGAGGCAGCCCTCAACGGCCCAAACGTTCCCGTGGCGGTCTACGAGACGCTTGTCGAGACCGTCGAGGACAACCTCGATGTTCTTCACCGGCATGCGGCGCTGAAACGCGACTGTCTCGGCGTCGACGAACTCCGGATGTGGGACCTGTACGCGCCGCTTGAAAACGACGAGAGCCCGACTGTCGACTACGAGCAGGCCAAATCGTACGTCATCGACGCCGTTGCGCCACTCGGAGACGACTACCGCGACCGGATGGCCGAGGGGCTCGAATCCCAATGGGTCGATGTCTACGAGACCGAAAACAAGCAGTCCGGTGCCTACAGCGGGGGAACCTACGACAGCCAGCCATATATCCTGCTGAACTATCAGGACGACATCTCCTCGATGTACACGCTGGCCCACGAACTCGGCCACTCGATGCACTCGGAGTTGACAAGCGAGACACAGCCGTACACCTACTCGAACTACGAGATATTCGTCGCCGAAATCGCCTCAACGGTCAACGAGACGCTGCTGACGAAACACCTTCTCGAAACGGTCGATGATGCTGCCTTCCGACGGCACGTCCTTGATGAGTATCTCGAACGGTTCCGGTCGACGCTGTTCCGACAGACGATGTTCGCCGACTTCGAGCACCGCGCCCACGAGTTGAACGCGGCCGGCGAGGCGCTGACGCCGGACCGGCTCGACGAACTGTACCGGGAGTTGAAGGCCGAGTACTACGAGCCGGCGGTCGTTGACGACCACATCGCGCGCGAGTGGATGCGGATTCCCCACTTCTATCGCGCCTACTACGTCTACCAGTATGCGACGGGCATCAGCGCGGCGACGGCCATCGTCGACCGCATCGAGCGCGACGGTGCGTCGGCGGCCGCCGACTACCGCGAGTTCCTCCGGTCCGGCTCGCGCGGCTACCCGCTGGAGCTGCTGGAGACGGCCGGAATCGATATGTCGACGGCCGACCCCGTCGAGTCGGCTATCGACACCTACGACGAGATGGTCGCCGAGTACGAGTCGCTCGAGGAGTGA
- the truA gene encoding tRNA pseudouridine(38-40) synthase TruA yields the protein MRAFRIAYDGTGFRGFQRQPHGETVENALFEALSSLGVAFEDGRPPGYAAAGRTDAGVSARAQTVAFEAPAWLLPRALNGELPASVRAWAAADVGDAFHATHDATARAYRYFLYAPEPSADTTRARAACARLSGSHDFHNFTPDDRGTERTLSMRLRRQGPFLVVDCRAGGFARQLVRRLVAAVAAVARGERPLSFLGRALDDDPLSGADGIAAAPPEPLLLADVVYPGVEFTVDDRAAESARTVFATRRRQRLADARVAGALSPPE from the coding sequence ATGCGCGCCTTCCGAATCGCCTACGACGGGACCGGCTTCCGCGGGTTTCAGCGGCAGCCCCACGGCGAAACCGTCGAAAACGCGCTGTTCGAGGCGTTGTCGTCGCTCGGCGTCGCCTTCGAGGACGGCAGGCCCCCCGGCTACGCCGCCGCCGGCCGCACCGATGCCGGCGTCTCGGCGCGCGCACAGACGGTTGCCTTCGAGGCTCCGGCGTGGCTCCTGCCGCGGGCGCTCAACGGCGAACTTCCCGCGTCCGTTCGGGCGTGGGCCGCCGCCGATGTCGGCGACGCCTTTCATGCGACACACGACGCGACGGCGCGTGCCTACCGGTACTTCCTGTATGCGCCGGAGCCGTCCGCCGATACGACACGGGCGCGCGCAGCCTGTGCCCGGCTCTCCGGGTCGCATGACTTCCACAACTTCACGCCCGACGACCGCGGCACGGAACGGACGCTGTCGATGCGGCTCCGCCGGCAGGGGCCCTTTCTCGTCGTTGACTGCCGTGCGGGCGGCTTCGCCCGCCAGCTCGTCCGGCGGCTCGTCGCCGCCGTCGCCGCCGTCGCCCGCGGTGAGCGGCCGCTTTCGTTTCTCGGCCGCGCCCTCGACGACGACCCGCTCTCAGGGGCGGACGGTATCGCCGCCGCGCCACCCGAGCCGCTGCTGTTGGCCGATGTCGTCTATCCGGGCGTCGAGTTCACGGTCGATGACCGTGCTGCTGAATCAGCCCGGACGGTCTTTGCGACGCGCCGCCGCCAACGGTTGGCCGACGCCCGCGTTGCCGGCGCGCTCTCGCCGCCCGAGTGA
- the hisS gene encoding histidine--tRNA ligase, protein MYDGLKGFREFYPGEMSARREVTDTIETRARRYGFREVGTPALERTQLYVDKSGEEIVEELYAFEDKGGREVSLTPELTPTVARMVVAKQQALAKPVKWFSTRPFWRYEQVQQGRFREFYQTNIDIFGSERPEADAEVLATAADALTDLGLDGADFEFRVSHRDILGGLLAAMDSDVDTTDAIRAVDKREKIDDEEYRSLLVGAGLTHEEADTFDSLLRTDDLSELVEFAGTDRVEAAVENLQAVLDAAADFGVREFCSVSLETARGLDYYTGVVFECFDTSGEVSRSVFGGGRYDDLIESFGGQPTPAVGVGIGHETLSLLCQRAGVWPAEELSTDYYVLTVGDTRDVALDVARELRALGHVVETDLSDRGFGDQLSYADGINAETVVVVGEQDLEDDAVTLKDMASGDQTQVPLAAFPPEEGRPTYDDYA, encoded by the coding sequence ATGTACGACGGCCTGAAGGGCTTCCGTGAGTTCTACCCCGGCGAAATGTCCGCCCGCCGGGAGGTCACAGACACCATCGAAACGCGCGCTCGACGCTATGGCTTCCGCGAGGTCGGCACCCCCGCCCTCGAACGGACGCAGCTATACGTCGACAAATCCGGCGAAGAAATCGTCGAGGAACTGTACGCCTTCGAGGACAAGGGCGGCCGCGAGGTCTCGCTGACGCCGGAGCTGACGCCGACGGTCGCCCGGATGGTCGTCGCGAAACAGCAGGCGCTCGCCAAGCCGGTCAAGTGGTTCTCGACGCGGCCCTTCTGGCGCTACGAGCAGGTCCAGCAAGGCCGTTTCAGGGAGTTCTACCAGACGAACATCGACATCTTCGGCTCCGAGCGCCCGGAGGCCGACGCAGAAGTCCTCGCGACCGCCGCCGACGCCTTGACCGACTTGGGCCTCGACGGTGCGGACTTCGAGTTCCGCGTCTCGCACCGAGATATCCTCGGTGGTCTGCTGGCGGCGATGGACAGCGACGTTGACACGACTGACGCCATCCGCGCGGTCGACAAACGCGAAAAAATCGACGACGAAGAGTACCGCTCGCTGCTCGTCGGCGCGGGACTGACACACGAGGAAGCCGACACCTTCGATTCGCTGCTCCGCACCGACGACCTCTCGGAACTCGTCGAATTCGCCGGCACCGACCGTGTCGAGGCCGCTGTCGAGAACCTGCAGGCCGTCCTCGACGCCGCTGCGGACTTCGGCGTCCGCGAGTTCTGCTCGGTCTCGCTGGAGACGGCCCGCGGTCTCGATTACTACACCGGTGTCGTCTTCGAGTGTTTCGACACCAGCGGCGAGGTCTCGCGGTCGGTCTTCGGCGGCGGCCGCTATGACGACCTCATCGAGAGCTTCGGGGGCCAGCCAACGCCCGCTGTCGGTGTCGGTATCGGCCACGAGACACTGTCGCTGCTCTGCCAGCGGGCGGGCGTTTGGCCGGCCGAGGAGCTTTCGACCGACTACTACGTTCTGACGGTTGGCGACACCCGCGATGTCGCCCTCGATGTCGCCAGAGAGCTTCGAGCACTCGGCCACGTCGTCGAGACTGACCTCTCGGACCGCGGCTTCGGCGACCAGCTCTCCTATGCGGACGGCATCAACGCCGAGACGGTCGTCGTCGTCGGCGAACAGGACCTCGAAGACGACGCCGTGACGCTGAAAGACATGGCAAGCGGCGACCAGACGCAGGTGCCGCTCGCGGCGTTCCCGCCCGAGGAGGGACGGCCCACCTACGACGACTACGCCTGA
- a CDS encoding DUF5808 domain-containing protein, translating to MTDKPQSGELFGIPYNFERPSISRMLSAYWQPGEGMLVKKPFGIGYTLNLANWRSWLVLGVAAALFYQQQQSGGDEELDDDEEPVEVVVED from the coding sequence ATGACAGACAAGCCGCAGTCCGGTGAGCTGTTCGGTATCCCGTACAACTTCGAACGGCCCTCCATCAGCCGGATGCTTTCGGCGTACTGGCAACCCGGCGAGGGGATGCTCGTAAAGAAACCGTTCGGCATCGGGTACACGCTCAACCTCGCCAACTGGCGGTCGTGGCTCGTCCTTGGGGTCGCCGCGGCGCTTTTCTATCAGCAACAGCAGTCCGGTGGCGACGAGGAACTGGACGACGACGAGGAGCCGGTCGAGGTCGTCGTCGAAGACTAA
- a CDS encoding glutathione S-transferase family protein produces MHQFLDGEWVTEYEATNEDGEFERQTTTFRDRVDPEEATAGRYHLYVSYACPWAHRTLIARRLLGLEDVISVDVVDPYRAADGWQFSPEKDGCTPDTVNGFDYLREAYVAADPNYTGRVTVPVLWDTVEDTIVNNESREILRNLTTVFADLGNGVDLSPEGLRDDIDDALDRIYEPINNGVYRTGFADSQAAYDDAVAELFDALDYWNSVLEDQRYLVGDRLTEADIAMYTTLVRFDEVYHTHFMCNRRLIREYDTLWPYLRDLYTTLGFGETTRMDHIKEHYYTTHPDVSPKRIIPAGPAPDFEAPHDRDELAGEPPV; encoded by the coding sequence ATGCACCAGTTCCTCGACGGCGAGTGGGTGACAGAGTACGAGGCGACAAACGAAGACGGCGAGTTCGAGCGGCAGACGACGACGTTCCGCGACCGGGTCGACCCCGAGGAGGCGACGGCCGGCCGGTATCATCTCTACGTGAGTTACGCCTGTCCGTGGGCCCACCGGACGCTCATCGCCCGGAGGCTGCTCGGCCTTGAAGACGTTATCTCGGTCGATGTCGTCGACCCCTACCGCGCAGCGGACGGCTGGCAGTTCAGCCCGGAAAAGGACGGCTGCACGCCGGATACGGTCAACGGCTTCGATTACCTCCGGGAGGCCTACGTCGCCGCCGACCCGAACTACACCGGGCGTGTGACCGTGCCGGTGCTGTGGGACACCGTCGAGGACACCATCGTCAACAACGAATCCAGAGAGATACTCCGGAACCTGACGACGGTGTTTGCCGACCTCGGCAACGGGGTCGACCTCTCGCCGGAAGGGTTGCGCGACGACATCGATGACGCGCTCGACCGCATCTACGAACCGATAAACAACGGCGTCTACCGCACCGGGTTCGCCGACTCACAGGCGGCCTACGACGACGCTGTCGCGGAGCTTTTCGATGCACTCGACTACTGGAATTCGGTGCTCGAAGACCAGCGGTACCTCGTCGGCGACCGGCTGACCGAAGCGGATATCGCGATGTACACGACGCTTGTCAGGTTCGATGAAGTGTATCACACCCACTTCATGTGCAACCGTCGGCTCATCCGCGAGTACGACACGCTCTGGCCGTACCTCCGGGACCTCTATACGACGTTAGGCTTCGGCGAGACGACGCGGATGGACCATATCAAGGAACATTACTACACGACCCACCCCGACGTGAGCCCGAAGCGAATCATTCCGGCCGGACCAGCCCCCGACTTTGAAGCGCCACACGACCGCGACGAGTTGGCCGGCGAGCCACCGGTCTGA
- a CDS encoding Lrp/AsnC family transcriptional regulator codes for MTDYELDAVDREILYALQEEARNLSSSDIAERTDASSSTVRKRIQRLESEGVIKGYSANIDYTKSGYPIRMLLYCTAPIPERGEYIDDILDIPGVVSAQELVTGEQNLLVTAVGETDQDITPVAQQIADMGLTITDEVLVRSHRSTPFDDFSSE; via the coding sequence ATGACCGACTACGAGCTCGATGCGGTCGACCGGGAGATACTCTATGCGCTGCAGGAGGAAGCACGGAACCTCTCGTCGAGCGACATCGCCGAGCGAACCGACGCCTCCTCAAGCACGGTCCGCAAGCGTATCCAGCGGCTCGAGTCGGAGGGTGTTATCAAGGGATACAGCGCCAACATCGACTACACGAAGTCGGGATATCCGATTCGAATGTTGCTTTACTGTACCGCGCCGATACCCGAACGGGGCGAATACATCGACGACATCCTCGACATTCCGGGGGTTGTCTCGGCACAAGAACTCGTCACGGGCGAACAGAACCTACTCGTGACGGCTGTAGGCGAAACCGACCAGGACATCACGCCGGTCGCACAGCAGATCGCCGATATGGGATTGACCATTACCGACGAGGTACTCGTCCGTAGCCACCGGTCGACGCCGTTCGATGATTTTTCGTCTGAGTGA
- a CDS encoding RNA-guided endonuclease InsQ/TnpB family protein: MDYSPRFRLLPTSRQRELLGWQRDTVRQVYNHALYRLDQLPERADQTVRQRVWSVRDELPDWKTKWEEWSSVYSTVLQAAVERIYHSITGLAQQRDNGHKIGDLNWKKPREFQSFTYRQRGFELDNKSGPEGRGLLTLKKVRGKTLEIPIRIHRDIDPDDIKHVTVKQEATGAWYTSFSIDRDEPEKPDPEDIDPEDTVGLDLGVLNFIHDSDGRSINRLDLSDDRERLEREHRSLSRKEYESNNWEKQRQRVAEVHMDMRNKKRDYKHKLAHAYTTEYDAVFVEDLDVKPMLEDDGNARNKAEVGWRDFIRILKHHGRKHGCHVVEVEPAGTTKECASCGVETAKPLWVREHSCPACGFELGRDFNASLNVLSRGLAKLGVGHSEATTPAETATAVDSVSVSASRVVESGSPCLKEPAKQASRQG; encoded by the coding sequence ATGGACTACAGCCCGCGTTTCAGACTCTTGCCAACAAGTAGACAGCGAGAGCTACTGGGCTGGCAGCGTGACACCGTGCGCCAAGTCTACAACCATGCATTGTACCGGCTCGACCAACTCCCCGAACGCGCCGACCAAACCGTCCGCCAACGCGTCTGGAGCGTTCGTGACGAACTCCCCGACTGGAAAACCAAGTGGGAGGAGTGGAGTAGCGTCTACTCCACCGTCCTCCAAGCCGCTGTGGAGCGTATCTACCACAGCATCACTGGACTCGCCCAGCAACGCGATAACGGGCACAAAATCGGGGACTTGAACTGGAAGAAGCCGCGAGAATTCCAGAGTTTCACGTATCGCCAGCGGGGCTTCGAACTCGACAACAAGAGTGGCCCCGAGGGTCGTGGACTTTTAACACTCAAGAAAGTGCGTGGTAAGACGCTCGAAATCCCCATCCGAATTCACCGCGACATCGACCCGGACGACATCAAACACGTCACCGTCAAGCAAGAGGCGACGGGTGCGTGGTATACGTCGTTCAGCATAGACCGAGACGAACCAGAGAAACCAGACCCCGAAGACATCGATCCCGAAGATACAGTGGGCCTCGACCTCGGCGTCCTCAACTTCATTCACGATTCGGACGGGCGGTCAATCAACCGTCTCGACCTGTCTGACGACCGCGAACGCCTCGAACGCGAGCACCGGTCGCTCTCCCGCAAGGAATACGAGTCGAACAACTGGGAAAAGCAGCGCCAGCGCGTCGCAGAGGTCCACATGGATATGCGGAACAAGAAACGCGATTACAAGCACAAACTCGCCCACGCGTACACGACCGAGTACGACGCCGTGTTCGTCGAGGACTTGGACGTGAAGCCGATGCTGGAAGATGATGGGAATGCCCGAAACAAAGCCGAGGTGGGCTGGCGCGACTTCATCCGTATTCTCAAGCATCACGGGCGGAAACACGGCTGTCATGTGGTCGAAGTCGAACCAGCGGGGACGACGAAAGAGTGTGCCTCGTGTGGGGTGGAGACGGCGAAGCCATTGTGGGTTCGCGAACACTCGTGTCCCGCGTGTGGCTTTGAGTTGGGCCGGGATTTCAACGCGTCGCTAAACGTTCTTTCTCGCGGTCTCGCCAAGCTAGGAGTGGGTCACTCCGAAGCGACAACGCCTGCGGAGACTGCGACCGCTGTGGACTCGGTTTCCGTGTCTGCAAGTCGCGTCGTTGAATCAGGAAGCCCCTGCCTCAAGGAGCCTGCGAAGCAGGCGAGTAGGCAGGGGTAG
- a CDS encoding proton-conducting transporter transmembrane domain-containing protein: protein MSSKPSPPGDATAQRSERPPSSSLVPRVSTWTVWALFLASVGVLAVAVWRGVGWGVAGILHIDGLTAVMWVVVTFFSGIVHSYSRRYMDGDRYIDRFFGKVFAFTVVVGVLVAADHVAVFVAAWLAMGLAMASLIGHVRDWEQARAAGRLARRYFLGSSLLLVGALAPLVWMTDATTITGLLAAFDTVPRTVAIAAAGGIFLAAIVQSALLPFHGWLLSSMTAPTPASALMHAGFVNAGGVLLTRFAPVIADELVFMSVVVLVGATSALLGQAMLLVQTDIKQKLGSSTLAQMGFMIMQCGLGFFAAAIAHLILHGCYKAYLFLASGATVEQTTPKKSGHGHTSLGFPSLAISLLTAIGGGVLFMALTGKLAGLTVTLDSGIVLTLVVVLTTLTAARDILHQASLPTAVRFVGVPLVVLVAIGSYAVLFNAISGMLSGVPMTQTPTELTAIHYLVVALFAGAYLAVELGYHRSSERLYVALLNLSQPDSETVLTNKEDYHDV, encoded by the coding sequence ATGAGTAGTAAACCATCCCCACCCGGCGACGCTACCGCACAGCGCTCCGAACGGCCGCCGTCGTCTTCGCTTGTGCCGCGGGTGTCGACGTGGACGGTCTGGGCCCTGTTTCTCGCGAGCGTCGGGGTCCTCGCGGTCGCAGTGTGGCGCGGCGTCGGCTGGGGTGTCGCCGGTATCCTGCACATTGACGGGCTGACAGCGGTGATGTGGGTCGTCGTTACGTTCTTCAGCGGCATCGTTCACAGCTACTCGCGGCGTTACATGGACGGCGACCGCTACATCGACCGGTTCTTCGGCAAGGTGTTTGCGTTCACCGTCGTCGTCGGCGTGCTCGTCGCGGCCGACCACGTAGCGGTGTTCGTGGCCGCCTGGTTGGCGATGGGACTGGCGATGGCGTCGCTCATCGGTCACGTCCGCGACTGGGAGCAAGCACGCGCCGCCGGGCGGCTGGCCCGCCGCTACTTCCTTGGCAGCAGTCTGCTGCTGGTTGGGGCGTTGGCTCCGCTCGTCTGGATGACCGATGCGACCACGATTACGGGACTGCTCGCCGCGTTCGATACCGTCCCCCGGACGGTCGCCATCGCGGCCGCTGGCGGAATTTTCCTCGCGGCCATCGTCCAGTCCGCGTTGCTCCCGTTCCACGGGTGGCTGCTCTCCTCGATGACGGCACCGACGCCGGCATCGGCGCTGATGCACGCCGGATTCGTCAACGCCGGCGGTGTCCTCCTGACGCGGTTTGCGCCCGTCATCGCCGACGAGCTGGTGTTCATGTCGGTCGTCGTCTTGGTCGGTGCCACGAGCGCGCTGCTCGGGCAGGCGATGTTGCTCGTTCAGACGGATATAAAACAAAAGCTCGGCAGTTCGACGCTCGCACAGATGGGCTTTATGATTATGCAGTGTGGGCTGGGCTTTTTCGCCGCGGCAATCGCTCACCTCATTCTCCATGGCTGCTACAAGGCCTACCTGTTTCTCGCCTCCGGGGCGACCGTCGAACAGACCACACCGAAAAAAAGCGGCCACGGCCACACCAGCCTCGGATTCCCCAGCCTAGCCATCAGCCTCCTCACGGCCATCGGCGGCGGTGTGCTGTTCATGGCGCTTACCGGAAAGCTAGCGGGGCTGACCGTAACGCTCGACAGCGGCATCGTCCTGACGCTCGTGGTCGTGCTCACGACGCTGACCGCGGCGCGCGACATCCTCCATCAAGCGAGTCTGCCGACCGCTGTACGGTTCGTCGGCGTTCCGCTCGTTGTCCTCGTCGCTATCGGCAGCTACGCGGTGCTTTTCAACGCTATCTCCGGGATGCTCTCGGGCGTGCCGATGACTCAGACCCCAACAGAGCTGACCGCCATTCACTACCTCGTCGTTGCGCTGTTCGCCGGAGCCTATCTCGCCGTCGAACTCGGCTATCACCGGTCGAGCGAACGGCTCTACGTCGCGCTGCTGAATCTCTCGCAGCCGGACTCGGAGACTGTACTCACCAACAAGGAGGACTACCATGACGTCTGA
- a CDS encoding DUF2309 domain-containing protein, translating into MTSESPTNYDGIDSRIDTVADRVGSVWPLHSFVTANPLSGFEGSPFEDAVAEGERLFGGRGYPRADIFRRAWEDGRIDDDALRTELERRGIERDPETLLEAMETAETKRDDDPDDATAAVDRVLSKWLAAYLDQGQAPWPMPNREEGFYSAWRAVAPYDSDVPGCDDTEDVPATATGAVETVLDAYPRRRWDSIIEHHLAALPGWTGFIKQRADDEFDPWQSEYPITLTEYLGVRLTLVDLLDAPVAPETDADAGDETTAVREAWLSAWEQSYREHLLEDVDDDVTESSHGNGKRPAAQLVFCIDTRSEIIRRHIEQQGPYETHGYAGFFGVPMRHEAYGSDVTTEACPPIVEPEHIIADRPDAHHAEQETAHNRWHGLVSAARKHFKRLKTNPVAAFPFVEGAGSAYGSAMALRTLLPSAVYKLGSTVDEHVPSSHEFCSPTLDRPRMTHEEKVEYAQTAFELMGWTEFARLVVFTGHTSHTTNNPFDSSLQCGACAGNPGGPNARVLAKICNDEAVKDDLRERGVDIPDDTVFVGAEHNTTTDEITLFDGEVPKSHHADVAALRDSLEQARAGAAAERSEALNGADPDKGVSETASRAADWAQTRPEWGLAGNASFVIGPRELTADSDLDGRAFLHSYDWTTDPDGDALELIMLGPLVVTQWINNQYYFATVDNRVYGSGSKVTQNPVGNIGVVQGNGGDLMMGLPLQSLMSDDDSPYHQPLRLTAVIHASVENVTDILREHGHVRRLVDNGWVGNLTVVDPTRDNAAFDYVGGLEWEPSVQQDASSERVAAPAASD; encoded by the coding sequence ATGACGTCTGAATCACCGACCAACTACGACGGTATTGACTCGCGCATCGACACCGTGGCCGACAGGGTCGGCTCCGTGTGGCCGCTGCACTCGTTTGTCACGGCGAACCCCCTCTCGGGGTTCGAAGGCAGTCCGTTCGAGGATGCGGTCGCCGAAGGCGAACGGCTCTTCGGCGGCCGCGGCTATCCGCGTGCGGACATCTTCCGTCGAGCGTGGGAGGATGGCCGCATCGACGACGACGCGCTCCGGACGGAGTTAGAGCGCCGCGGCATCGAGCGCGACCCCGAGACGCTGCTCGAAGCGATGGAAACGGCGGAGACGAAACGCGACGACGACCCCGACGACGCGACGGCGGCGGTCGACCGTGTGCTCTCGAAATGGCTCGCCGCGTATCTCGACCAGGGACAGGCACCCTGGCCGATGCCGAACCGCGAGGAGGGCTTCTATTCGGCCTGGCGTGCGGTCGCGCCCTACGACAGCGATGTTCCCGGTTGCGACGACACCGAAGACGTGCCCGCGACGGCCACCGGCGCCGTAGAGACGGTGCTCGATGCGTACCCCCGTCGCCGATGGGACAGCATCATCGAACACCACCTCGCCGCGCTGCCCGGCTGGACCGGGTTCATCAAACAGCGAGCCGACGACGAGTTCGACCCCTGGCAGTCCGAATACCCAATCACGCTGACGGAGTATCTCGGGGTCCGGCTGACGCTCGTCGACCTGCTGGATGCGCCGGTAGCGCCCGAAACTGACGCCGACGCCGGTGACGAGACGACCGCCGTGCGCGAAGCCTGGCTGTCTGCCTGGGAGCAGAGCTACCGAGAGCACCTGCTCGAAGACGTTGACGACGACGTCACCGAATCGTCCCACGGTAACGGCAAGCGTCCGGCCGCACAGCTCGTGTTCTGCATCGACACGCGCTCGGAGATAATCCGCCGCCACATCGAACAGCAGGGACCGTACGAGACACACGGCTACGCGGGCTTTTTCGGGGTTCCCATGCGACACGAGGCGTACGGCTCGGACGTGACGACCGAGGCCTGCCCGCCGATTGTCGAACCGGAGCATATCATCGCCGACCGGCCGGACGCCCACCACGCCGAACAGGAGACGGCGCACAACCGGTGGCACGGGCTGGTGAGCGCGGCCCGGAAACACTTCAAGCGGCTCAAGACCAACCCCGTCGCCGCGTTCCCGTTCGTCGAGGGCGCAGGCAGCGCCTACGGGTCGGCAATGGCGCTTCGGACGCTGCTGCCGTCCGCCGTCTACAAACTCGGCAGCACCGTCGACGAGCACGTTCCGAGCAGCCACGAGTTCTGTAGCCCGACGCTCGACCGCCCACGGATGACCCACGAAGAAAAAGTCGAGTACGCACAGACGGCGTTCGAGCTCATGGGCTGGACGGAGTTTGCCCGCCTTGTCGTCTTCACGGGCCACACGAGCCACACGACGAACAACCCGTTCGATTCGAGCCTCCAGTGTGGGGCGTGTGCCGGAAATCCCGGTGGTCCGAACGCCAGAGTGCTCGCCAAAATCTGCAACGACGAGGCGGTCAAAGACGACCTCCGCGAGCGAGGGGTCGATATCCCCGACGACACCGTCTTCGTCGGCGCAGAGCACAACACGACAACCGACGAGATTACCCTGTTCGACGGGGAGGTGCCCAAGAGCCACCACGCGGACGTGGCAGCGCTACGCGATTCGCTCGAACAGGCACGCGCCGGAGCGGCCGCCGAACGCAGCGAAGCGCTGAACGGGGCCGACCCCGACAAGGGCGTCAGCGAGACAGCGAGCCGCGCTGCCGACTGGGCACAGACCCGTCCCGAATGGGGGCTGGCCGGAAACGCCTCGTTTGTCATCGGCCCGCGCGAGTTGACCGCCGACAGCGACCTCGACGGGCGTGCGTTCCTCCACTCCTACGACTGGACGACTGACCCGGACGGGGACGCACTCGAGCTGATTATGCTCGGACCGCTCGTCGTGACGCAGTGGATTAACAACCAGTACTACTTCGCGACGGTCGACAACCGCGTCTACGGGAGCGGCTCGAAGGTCACACAGAACCCGGTCGGCAACATCGGCGTCGTCCAGGGCAACGGCGGCGACCTGATGATGGGGCTGCCGCTCCAGTCGCTCATGTCGGACGACGATTCGCCGTACCACCAGCCGCTCCGGTTGACAGCCGTCATCCACGCCTCCGTCGAGAACGTGACAGACATCCTGCGCGAGCACGGCCACGTCAGGCGGCTCGTAGACAACGGCTGGGTCGGAAACCTGACCGTCGTCGACCCGACCCGCGATAACGCCGCCTTCGACTACGTCGGCGGACTTGAGTGGGAGCCATCGGTACAGCAGGACGCGTCGTCTGAGCGGGTTGCTGCGCCCGCAGCGTCGGACTGA